The genomic interval TTTATTCTAACATAAATGCCACTATTATTACAGTAAACAATACCCTAACCGGTGCTGGTCAATTTACACAAATTGATCCAGCAATTACTTCTGCAGCTGCAGGTGATACAATTTATGTTAGTGGAAGTGTAAATGCTTATTCAGCTTGCAATATTACCAAAAGCATTACTCTGCTTGGACCTGGGAGCTTTTCATCAAAACAAAATGGATTTCCCGCCTCTATTGGTGAAATTACATTTTCCAGCAATGTTTCTAATGTGACTATTGCTGGATTTAAAATTACCACTAGTATATATGTAAGTAAATTCTCTGTATCGTTAAACTCAAATATATATAATGTTACAATTAGGAATAATTCATTCCCAGCTGGTGCCTTTGGGCTTTACTTTAATGCGTTGACTAATTCTTCCAACTTTTTAATAAGTGGAAATATTTTAGGATCTGTGGACTTTTCCATGAATCCATCCCACAATGTGAACAACATTACTCTTGAAAATAACATTATTAATGGCTACATAAATAGCCTTGCTTGCAATAATAGTTTGATTTTAAATAATGTATTTTATAATAACTCAAATGCTTTTAATGCAACCATTACAAATGCAACCATTCAAAATAATATCTTTTACAATTCTCATCCGAGCAACTTTGCAAGCGGTTGTACCTTCTTAAATAATCTAACATATTCAACTAGTTTAACCTATCCCACACTTAGTGGAACAGGCAATATTGATAATGTAAACCCACTTTTTATTAATGTTGGAACTACAGGAGGGTATATTGCCACATATGATTTTAGATTACAAAATTCGTCACCCGGTCACAATGCTGGTACCGATGGTAAAGATTTAGGAATTTATGGAGGAAGTGCATTTGTAGCGCTTTCTGGAGAAACTTATAATATGCCTGTTGTGCGTCAAATGACTATTACCAACACGAATGTTTCTCAAAATGGCAATTTAAATGTAAATGTAAGAAGTACGAAAGCGAGATAATATGTAACTTATCCAATTTACACCAATCTATTAAAAAATATAGCATGAAAAAAATTATACTTCTAGCACTGCTTGTTGTTTCTAATTTGATAGCACTAGGACAACAAATAATTAAAGCCGAATACTTTTTTGATTCCGACCCGGGAATTGGGCAAGCTACAAGCTTTGTAATAAATACTCCAGCCGACTCAGTTGATTTTAGCTTAACTATTCCAGTAAGTTCATTAAGTAATGGATTACATAACTTATATGTTCGTACACTCAATGATAGTGGTGTTTGGAGCTTAGCTGAAAATCGCTTGTTTTTTGTAAAGAAAACTATCGTTTCTGCAAACATTATTGCAGCTGAATATTTTTTCGACAGCGATCCCGGAGTTGGCCAAGGAACACAAATAAGTGTAGGTACTTCGGCTGACTCCATAGATTTTAATTCTACAATTTCTGCAAGTGGGTTAAGTATTGGATTACACAATTTATATATCCGCACCAAAAATAGTGATGAGATATGGAGCCTTGCCGAAAGCCGCTTGGTAAATGTGTTTTATAATTCAACAAACAATCAAATTGTATGGAGTGAATACTTTTTTAATAACGACCCGGGTGTTGGAAATGGCGTGGGTTCTGCTGTTCCTGTGCCAGGGGATTCTGTTGAATTTATAACTACAGCATCAGTATTAAGTTTATTGAGCGGTAGCAATATTATTTATGAACGAACAAAAAACGCAGATGGAATTTGGAGCTTGAGTGAAGGAAGAGCTTTTAACATTTGCACCGTATTACCGGATGCTTCCTTTTCGGTTGTTAATTCTTGTCAGGACAGTATTACTCAATTTATAAATACTACTACAGGCTACGATGGAAGTACAGTGTTTTCATGGGATTTTGGAGATGGCTCACCGATTTCAAATTCATTTAATGTGACTCATCAATACACTGTTTACGGACCTCATACTGTTACGTTTATTGCAAGCAATGGCCCCTTGTGTGCTGATACAGTAATTACGACTATCAATATCGATTCTCCTGCTGCAGGAAGCGCCGTTTTGGTTGGGCCCTCCAGTTTTTGCATCAATACCCCAAGCAAATTGCAAGGAACTATTATTAATGCCACGAGTTGGAAATGGCTAGACAGTGATTTTGAATTGGTAGGTACTGATAGTAGTTTTTATCCACAAAGAACAGATTCCTATTGGTTGAGAATTTTCACAGGATGCGATACTGTGGTTCAAGGGCCTTTTTTTATTACTGTATTTCAATTACCCGATACTGCCGGAATAATTAGTGGGTTAACTAATCCAGCAGCCTGTGTGAACCAAAATAATTTTAATTATAGTATAGCACCTCTCAACAATGCAACCGGCTATGTGTGGAATTTACCAGCATTGGCAACTATTGTCGGCAACAGCGACACAACTTCTATTGTGGTTGATTACAGTGCTTATTCAGTAAGTGGAAATGTGAGTGTTAGTGGCGTAAATTCATGCGGAACAGGAGTAGCTGCTAATTTGCCAATAATTTTTAAGCCTATACCTGTGGTACAAATATGCAGTGCTACTGTTGATTCTGCAACACAGAAAGTTTTAATAGAATGGCAAAAACCTAGCGAAACCTACATTAATGGTTATGTAATTTATAGAGAAACACCTCCCCTTTCAGGAAATTACATGAATGTTGATACAGTTGATAATACACAGTTTAGTTCCTATTTAGATTTAAATTCAAATCCAACTATTGATAAAGTTGCCTATAAAATAGGATGTTTGGATAGTTGCGGTAACATTGCGAGTATTAGTGGAGCGTTTTATCATCAAACAATTTATTTATATGGTGAAAGGCAGTGGGACGGAATAGCAAAATTATATTGGAACGATTATGTTGGAGTTACGGATCCTTCCCGATACTATTTAATATTAAAGGATAGTTTAGGCAACGGCCCATTCGACGATACACTAGCTGTCAGATATCCAGGTAATTTGAACTATACAGATATATCCGCACCTTCAGACTCTGCTTGCCGATATTTAATTGAGCTAGTAGCTGACGTTAATTGCACACCGAGTTTACGTATGCTGTTGTCAAAAAATACTTCGCACTCTAATATTAAAAACAAAACAGCATTTCCTCTTAGTGCTATAACTGAAACAACGATGCATAAGGAAGTAGAATTATTCCCAAATCCTGCGAAAGATGTTGTTTATGTTACAATTTATAACACGAAGAAAAGCACCATGATTAAAGTGAACGATGTATTAGGACAACAACTATATAGATTAGAAGTATCAGCTAATGCATCAAACCAGAATACAACAGTAATTCCTATAGAAAATTTTAGCCCCGGAATTTATTTTGTAACAGTTGAAAATGAAATTTATTCTAAGGTTTTTAAATTAAAAGTGCAATGATAATTTTATAAATTATGTCTTATGAAAATTAAAATTTTATCGTTTATATTATTGTATGTTGTAACATTTCGAATTCATGCACAAGATGTAACTATTCCTGATTCAATATTTAAAGCTGCACTGGTTGGTAATTCCTTGATTAATACCAATGCCGATTCTGCTATTCAAGTAAGTGAAGCCAGTGTCTTTACTGGAGGTATTTATGTTGGCGGCTTGGGAATTAGCGATTTAACAGGAATTGAAGCATTCACTAATCTTAGTGTTTTAAATGTAAACAACAATTTGTTAAGCGCTTTAGATGTATCTAACAATCTTCAGTTAACACAAATTAATTGTTTTAACAATCAACTGGATACCCTAGTATTATCAATAGACACACTTCTCACTTATGTTGAATGTTCTTACAATCATTTAAAAGGTATTGATGTAAGTGGGTTGCCGAATTTGCAAACTTTGAATTGCTATAATAATTTTTTGACAGGTTTGGACCTAGGTCAAAATATTCAATTGTCCACTTTAAATTGTAATTCTAATTCAATTCAAGTACTCAATTTGATTACAAATACAAACATGTTGTATTTAGATTGCTCTTTCAATGTATTGAACAATTTAGACCTCTCTGCTCTAAATAACCTAATTCTACTATCTTGTAACAATAATTCATTAACAAGCTTACTCTTTTCAACAGCAAATTCAAGTTTGTCAGAAATTTATTGCTCCAATAATCAATTAACCAATTTTACCCTAAGTGGCGCAATAAATTTGTATGATCTCGATTGTTCTCATAATCAACTCAGCTCACTCAATCTTACAAGCATTACACAAATTAACTATTTAACTTGTTCCTACAATCAAATAACTAGTTTGCAACTGCCCGCATTTTATAATTTACATTGCGAATCAAATGCCTTAACAAGTCTTGATTTTTCAAACAATAATTTTTTAACCGAACTTAATTGTTCAAATAATAATTTATCAAACCTCAACATTCAAAACGGAAACAACAGTAGCTTATATATTTTTGATGCTACACTAAATCCATTGTTAAGTTGTGTGCAGGTTGACGATACCACATTTATGCAAACTAATTGGAGCAGTGCTATCGATACTGTAGCTTATTACAGTCTTTCTTGCACTGCATGTATAGTTAACATTCCGGATACAAATTTTAAAACTGCATTGTTAGCCAACTTAGCTATAAACACAAATGGTAATAGCGATATTGAGTGTAGTGAAGCAGCTGCTTATACCGGAGCAATTAATGTTTCTTTATTAGCTATTTCAGATTTAACCGGAATTGAATATTTCACTGCACTTACAGTTCTTAACTGCGATAACAACCTGCTAACCAATCTTGATATCTCAGCAAATACACAACTTATCGAACTAAATTGTTCGGTAAATCAATTGAGCAGCATTTCTATAAATACGAATACTTTACTTGAAACACTGTACACAGCTTACAATCCAATTTCTACTCTTGATTTATCTGCAAATCCGAACTTATTATACCTTATCTGCAACAACAGTCAATTAACTAATATTGATCTTAGTTTTAGTACTAACTTACTTGGGCTTGTGTGTTCAAGCAATCAATTTTCAGGCATTGATATTTCAAACAATCCTAATTTAACTGAAATTAATTGTGACGATAATTTACTGAGCTCATTGGATGTTTCTAATAACAGCCAATTGTCTGTGCTAACCTGTTCATACAATCAAATTGATAGTCTCAACATTTCGCTTAATCCATTAATTACGAATTTGAATTGCAAAAATAATTTGCTCAGCTATTTGAATATGCAAAATGGGTCAAATAATTTATTGTCAAATTTTGATGCTACACAAAACCCTTCTTTAACTTGCATTCAGGTGGATGATACCAACTACATGAACACTACTTGGAGTAATGCCAAAGATGCTAGTGCTAACTATAGCATAAATTGCGGTTGCCTTCTTCCAGCGGCTGCCGGTGCAATAACAGGTTTACAACAAGTAGGTGCCTGTATTCAACAATTGGGCATAACATATAGTGTTGCTCCCATTGCTAATGCAACAAATTATGTTTGGAATTTGCCACCCTTAGCCAACATTATTGGCAATCCTGATAGTAGCAGTATTACTGTAGATTATTCAGCTTATTCAAGTTCGGGCAATATTTCGGTATATGGTACAAATTCATGCGGAGTGGGTGCAATAGCAAGTTTGCCTATCTCCTTCTCACAAATTCCGGAAGTGAAAATTTGCTACGCCACAGTAGATTCAGCTACTCAAAGTGTAGAAATTTTTTGGCAGAAACCATTAGAAACTTTTGTTAATGGCTATGTTATTTATAGAGAAACTCCACCCGGTTCAGGAACTTATTTGAATATTGATACTGTTGACAATACTTTATTTAGTTCCTATTTAGATGTAAATTCTTCCCCAAGCATTGATACTTTATCCTACAAAATTGCTAGCCTAGATAGTTGTGGAAATATTGGCGATATAAGTGCAGCCTCTGATCACAAAACTATTTTTTTAAGTGGGACACAAGGTTGGGGCGGAACAGCCAAATTGTATTGGAACGATTATGTGGGTATTAATGATCCCAATCGTTATTACTATGTATTACGAGACACCACAGGCGCTGGTCCTTTTGATGATACATTAGCAATAAGGTATCCGGGTAGTTTAAATTATACTGATATTACCTCATCCACTTTTCCTAATTGCAGGTATGTTATATCTATGATGGCTGATATTAATTGCAATCCTAGCTTACGCACTATGTTGAGTAAAAACACATCACATTCAAATATAAAAAACCGAGGGGCCCTAATGCCGGATGTAGTTCAAAATGCTATAAAATCTGAACCAATTAGAATGTATCCGAATCCTGCCAAAGAGCAAGTAAATTTGGTGTTCAATGCTATTCTAAAAAATACCCTAATTAAAATTAATGATGTCTTAGGCCAAGTTGTGTATACTAAATTAATTGAGGCTACAAATTCATCAGAAACGATACTTCCTATTTCACTTCAATATTTACATGCTGGGATGTATGTGATTACAATTCAAAATGAAAATTTATTTCAATCACTTAAGTTGAAGGTTGAATAAAATTATTAGTTCATTTTTGAAATCTATTTTTGGACTTTAAGAGTGATTTAAGAAAGCATTACAATTTTAAGCTTATCTATGTGCTCGAAATTGACTAAAATAAAAAGAACTATTTAGTTGCTTACTGCCATTTAAGTAAGTATTCCTAAACTTTCCAACATATTATAAAACGCTAAGTACTCCTTAATCTTTCTATACAATAATTTATTCCATCAATTTAAAACTTACTGATGAATCTTCCGTATAAGGAGCTAACTCAAGTGATGGTTTGTACTTTACTAGTCATACTTCACTCTGATAATTTAGAGAAAAAAAGTAAAAAAATATTCTGTTCCTTTATTTGTAAAAATTTCGAACTTTGAAAAAAAGCAGATTGCTTAATTCAACTTTTAAAATAACCAACGATTTTGTCTATTATTCAATTCTTAAAAAACAAAAAATGAAATTAAAATTCTCGTTTGTTGCTTTGCTTCTATTGCTAATTACAACTACCAATGCTCAATTAATCAAACAATGGGATTTCCGTTATGGAGGCTCAGCTATTGATGAATTTCACGATATTATTAAAACTTCTGATGGAGGGTATCTTGTTTGCGGGTATTCCGAATCAGGTATTAGTGGAGATAAAAGTCAGGCCAGCAGAGGCTCAGGTGATTTTTGGATTTTGAAGATCAATGCTGCCGGTGTTAAACAATGGGATAAGCGCTTTGGTGGAACTAACTATGATGAGCTGTTTGAAGCACAAGAAACATTTGATGGTGGTTTCATTTTAGGTGGATGGTCAAATTCTGGAATTGGTGGCGATAAAAGCCAAGCCAGTCAAGGTGCAGGTGATTATTGGATTGTTA from Bacteroidota bacterium carries:
- a CDS encoding T9SS type A sorting domain-containing protein translates to MKKIILLALLVVSNLIALGQQIIKAEYFFDSDPGIGQATSFVINTPADSVDFSLTIPVSSLSNGLHNLYVRTLNDSGVWSLAENRLFFVKKTIVSANIIAAEYFFDSDPGVGQGTQISVGTSADSIDFNSTISASGLSIGLHNLYIRTKNSDEIWSLAESRLVNVFYNSTNNQIVWSEYFFNNDPGVGNGVGSAVPVPGDSVEFITTASVLSLLSGSNIIYERTKNADGIWSLSEGRAFNICTVLPDASFSVVNSCQDSITQFINTTTGYDGSTVFSWDFGDGSPISNSFNVTHQYTVYGPHTVTFIASNGPLCADTVITTINIDSPAAGSAVLVGPSSFCINTPSKLQGTIINATSWKWLDSDFELVGTDSSFYPQRTDSYWLRIFTGCDTVVQGPFFITVFQLPDTAGIISGLTNPAACVNQNNFNYSIAPLNNATGYVWNLPALATIVGNSDTTSIVVDYSAYSVSGNVSVSGVNSCGTGVAANLPIIFKPIPVVQICSATVDSATQKVLIEWQKPSETYINGYVIYRETPPLSGNYMNVDTVDNTQFSSYLDLNSNPTIDKVAYKIGCLDSCGNIASISGAFYHQTIYLYGERQWDGIAKLYWNDYVGVTDPSRYYLILKDSLGNGPFDDTLAVRYPGNLNYTDISAPSDSACRYLIELVADVNCTPSLRMLLSKNTSHSNIKNKTAFPLSAITETTMHKEVELFPNPAKDVVYVTIYNTKKSTMIKVNDVLGQQLYRLEVSANASNQNTTVIPIENFSPGIYFVTVENEIYSKVFKLKVQ
- a CDS encoding leucine-rich repeat domain-containing protein; this translates as MKIKILSFILLYVVTFRIHAQDVTIPDSIFKAALVGNSLINTNADSAIQVSEASVFTGGIYVGGLGISDLTGIEAFTNLSVLNVNNNLLSALDVSNNLQLTQINCFNNQLDTLVLSIDTLLTYVECSYNHLKGIDVSGLPNLQTLNCYNNFLTGLDLGQNIQLSTLNCNSNSIQVLNLITNTNMLYLDCSFNVLNNLDLSALNNLILLSCNNNSLTSLLFSTANSSLSEIYCSNNQLTNFTLSGAINLYDLDCSHNQLSSLNLTSITQINYLTCSYNQITSLQLPAFYNLHCESNALTSLDFSNNNFLTELNCSNNNLSNLNIQNGNNSSLYIFDATLNPLLSCVQVDDTTFMQTNWSSAIDTVAYYSLSCTACIVNIPDTNFKTALLANLAINTNGNSDIECSEAAAYTGAINVSLLAISDLTGIEYFTALTVLNCDNNLLTNLDISANTQLIELNCSVNQLSSISINTNTLLETLYTAYNPISTLDLSANPNLLYLICNNSQLTNIDLSFSTNLLGLVCSSNQFSGIDISNNPNLTEINCDDNLLSSLDVSNNSQLSVLTCSYNQIDSLNISLNPLITNLNCKNNLLSYLNMQNGSNNLLSNFDATQNPSLTCIQVDDTNYMNTTWSNAKDASANYSINCGCLLPAAAGAITGLQQVGACIQQLGITYSVAPIANATNYVWNLPPLANIIGNPDSSSITVDYSAYSSSGNISVYGTNSCGVGAIASLPISFSQIPEVKICYATVDSATQSVEIFWQKPLETFVNGYVIYRETPPGSGTYLNIDTVDNTLFSSYLDVNSSPSIDTLSYKIASLDSCGNIGDISAASDHKTIFLSGTQGWGGTAKLYWNDYVGINDPNRYYYVLRDTTGAGPFDDTLAIRYPGSLNYTDITSSTFPNCRYVISMMADINCNPSLRTMLSKNTSHSNIKNRGALMPDVVQNAIKSEPIRMYPNPAKEQVNLVFNAILKNTLIKINDVLGQVVYTKLIEATNSSETILPISLQYLHAGMYVITIQNENLFQSLKLKVE